One region of Qingrenia yutianensis genomic DNA includes:
- a CDS encoding NUDIX hydrolase: MIVKEKTIETTHIFKGRIIDVSVDTVVLPDGKKASRELVRHPGGVCVVAYDGDNIYLVKQYRKPYDEVVTELPAGKLEYGEDPLECGKRELLEEAGMTAENFESLGKFYSSPGFCSETIYAYLATGLKKFGQHLDEDEYLDVIKVKFDDAVKMVMNGEICDGKSVSAILKSAFVLRNKI, translated from the coding sequence GTGATAGTTAAAGAAAAAACGATTGAAACAACCCATATTTTTAAAGGCAGAATTATAGATGTCAGCGTTGACACGGTGGTGCTCCCCGACGGCAAAAAAGCTTCGCGCGAGCTGGTGCGCCACCCCGGCGGTGTGTGCGTTGTGGCATACGACGGCGATAATATTTATCTTGTAAAGCAGTACCGCAAGCCGTATGACGAGGTTGTGACCGAGCTTCCGGCAGGCAAGCTTGAATACGGTGAAGACCCGCTTGAATGCGGTAAACGCGAGCTGTTGGAGGAGGCCGGAATGACCGCCGAAAATTTTGAGAGTCTGGGAAAATTCTATTCGTCGCCCGGATTTTGCAGCGAAACGATTTATGCGTATCTTGCGACGGGTCTTAAAAAGTTCGGTCAGCATCTTGACGAGGACGAATATCTTGACGTTATCAAGGTTAAGTTTGACGATGCGGTGAAAATGGTTATGAACGGCGAAATATGCGACGGAAAATCCGTTTCGGCAATTTTAAAATCCGCGTTTGTTTTGAGAAATAAAATTTAA
- a CDS encoding glutamine synthetase family protein produces MYTYSYEDVLEFINDEDVKFIRLAFCDIFGNQKNISIMPDSLKRAFEDGISFDASAVLGFNCGIKSDLLLFPIPSTINILPWRPSQGKVVRMFCDIKYPDGTPFENDSRHILKKAAEYAKSKGITVNFGSEFEFYLFKTDDDGEPTGIPFDTAGYMDVAPEDKGENIRREICLTLLEMGILPESSHHEEGPGQNEIDFRYSDAMSAADNAMNFITVVKAAAAHNGLYASFMPKPIKGKSGNGMHINISVKCTDGKDRNAPFMAGIMEHISEITMFLNPCETSYERFGELKAPKYITWSHENRSQLIRIPAAKGDFERIELRSPDPMANPYLAYALIIYAGIDGIDNNMQPPYPANINLYQADADALKNYRTLPQNFAEAYAEAKNSAFVAKYLPEGFADLFAQSHIK; encoded by the coding sequence ATGTATACCTATTCTTATGAAGATGTTTTGGAGTTTATAAACGACGAGGACGTTAAGTTTATACGTCTTGCGTTCTGCGACATTTTCGGAAATCAGAAAAACATTTCCATTATGCCCGACTCGTTAAAACGCGCGTTTGAGGACGGCATTTCGTTTGACGCGTCCGCGGTTCTCGGCTTTAACTGCGGAATAAAGTCCGACCTTTTGCTTTTTCCCATTCCGTCGACAATAAATATTTTGCCGTGGCGTCCGTCACAGGGCAAGGTTGTGCGTATGTTCTGCGATATTAAATATCCCGACGGCACACCGTTTGAAAACGATTCGCGCCACATACTCAAAAAGGCAGCGGAATACGCAAAGAGTAAGGGAATTACCGTGAATTTCGGCTCGGAATTTGAGTTTTATCTTTTCAAAACCGACGACGACGGCGAACCCACGGGAATACCGTTCGACACCGCCGGATATATGGACGTTGCGCCCGAGGACAAGGGCGAGAATATAAGACGCGAAATCTGCCTTACACTTCTTGAAATGGGAATTTTGCCCGAAAGCTCGCACCACGAGGAGGGTCCCGGTCAGAACGAAATCGACTTCCGTTACAGCGACGCAATGTCGGCTGCGGACAACGCAATGAATTTTATCACCGTTGTAAAAGCCGCGGCGGCGCACAACGGACTTTATGCGTCGTTTATGCCCAAGCCCATAAAGGGAAAAAGCGGAAACGGTATGCACATAAACATTTCGGTAAAATGCACCGACGGCAAAGACAGAAACGCGCCGTTTATGGCAGGAATTATGGAGCATATCAGCGAAATTACAATGTTTTTAAACCCGTGCGAAACATCGTATGAGCGTTTCGGCGAATTAAAAGCGCCCAAATACATCACGTGGTCGCACGAAAACCGCTCACAGCTTATAAGAATACCTGCCGCAAAAGGCGATTTTGAGCGTATTGAGCTTCGTTCGCCCGACCCGATGGCAAATCCGTATCTTGCATATGCGCTCATAATTTACGCCGGAATTGACGGTATAGACAACAATATGCAGCCGCCGTATCCGGCAAATATAAACCTTTATCAAGCCGACGCCGACGCGCTTAAAAATTACAGAACCCTTCCGCAAAACTTTGCCGAGGCTTATGCCGAGGCGAAAAACAGCGCCTTTGTGGCAAAATATCTGCCCGAGGGCTTTGCGGATTTATTCGCACAGTCGCACATTAAATAA
- a CDS encoding ANTAR domain-containing response regulator gives MKPEKEKLRVVVASGADKAFEYIANLLPVSEFMPAVRAKSAGEAKRMLADNGADILIINTPLPDDFGIMLALDMSETNMGILLMVKNDVFSQVAYKVEDNGVFTLSKPLSAHYFYSALKLVSAYNKKLRKIEEKTKSLKEKMADIRVVNRAKWLLMEKLNLSEKDAHYYIEKQAMDLRIPRREVAGNIIRTYET, from the coding sequence ATGAAACCTGAAAAAGAAAAATTAAGGGTTGTTGTTGCGTCGGGCGCGGACAAAGCGTTTGAATATATAGCAAATCTTCTTCCCGTCAGCGAATTTATGCCTGCCGTGCGCGCGAAAAGCGCCGGCGAGGCAAAGCGTATGCTTGCGGATAACGGTGCGGATATTCTTATCATCAACACACCGCTCCCCGACGATTTCGGCATAATGCTCGCGCTTGATATGTCCGAAACGAATATGGGAATTTTGCTTATGGTGAAAAACGACGTTTTTTCACAGGTTGCCTACAAAGTGGAGGACAACGGCGTGTTCACGCTGTCAAAACCGCTTTCGGCGCATTATTTTTACAGTGCGTTAAAGCTTGTGTCTGCATACAACAAAAAGCTTAGAAAAATAGAGGAAAAAACCAAGTCGCTGAAAGAAAAAATGGCGGATATACGCGTTGTCAACCGCGCAAAATGGTTACTTATGGAAAAGCTCAATTTAAGTGAAAAAGACGCGCATTATTACATAGAAAAACAGGCAATGGATTTGAGAATTCCGCGCCGTGAGGTGGCGGGAAATATTATAAGAACGTATGAAACGTAA
- the murJ gene encoding murein biosynthesis integral membrane protein MurJ, with the protein MKFSQKKTKNAAVTAIIVSAAMLLSKFFGMLRDILIAYLYGTESVNAIAFSTASRIPLLFFDIALGTAVTAAFIPIYNEFLQKGEREKAQDFSNKFITLVSIVTLVMVTVGIAFSGTVVRIIAGGLDGEKLSLASGLVKILFPAIFITGVAYCLVGILQSDGEFVIPALISLVSNAFLILYIIIFGDKFGVWGIAVSMLIGWILQIVIQIPPLVKMKYRLKIKNPFGDENIKRVCLLALPIIVSAWVQPINTMININLASGLSGGAAVPALDYANKLYIILVGVFTYTITNLTFPSLSRYAAAHDMESFAETVRKSVKYVIFIIAPVMAGFMLLSTPIISVFYERGAFDASSTRLTSTALFFYSIGMVGFGINEVMNKSFYALQDGKTPMRASVAGICVNIALSVSAVVFVKTGLEGLAFAASVAANIIGFGLLILLSRRVKNIFTKDLFASAVKSIISAVVMCAVVIFVKNALPFANKYLQLFVPAVSGAVVYVVMCVILKSEEFFGILKTVMRKFLKEA; encoded by the coding sequence ATGAAATTTTCCCAAAAGAAAACAAAAAATGCGGCGGTTACGGCGATAATCGTATCGGCGGCAATGCTTTTGTCCAAGTTTTTCGGTATGCTCCGCGATATTTTAATCGCATACCTTTACGGCACCGAAAGCGTCAACGCCATTGCGTTTTCCACCGCATCAAGAATACCCCTTTTGTTTTTCGATATTGCGCTCGGAACTGCCGTAACGGCGGCATTTATTCCGATTTACAACGAATTTCTGCAAAAGGGCGAAAGAGAAAAAGCACAGGATTTTTCAAACAAATTCATTACGCTCGTGTCAATCGTCACCCTCGTTATGGTGACGGTCGGCATCGCGTTTTCGGGCACGGTTGTGCGCATAATCGCAGGCGGTCTTGACGGCGAAAAATTAAGCCTTGCATCGGGACTTGTCAAAATACTGTTCCCCGCGATTTTCATAACGGGCGTTGCATATTGCCTTGTCGGCATTTTGCAGTCGGACGGAGAATTTGTAATTCCTGCGCTTATTTCGCTTGTTTCAAACGCGTTTTTAATTTTGTATATTATCATTTTCGGTGACAAATTCGGCGTTTGGGGCATTGCGGTGTCTATGCTTATCGGCTGGATTTTGCAGATTGTCATTCAAATTCCTCCGCTTGTTAAAATGAAATATAGGCTTAAAATTAAAAATCCGTTCGGCGACGAAAACATAAAGCGCGTGTGCCTTTTGGCGCTCCCGATTATAGTCAGCGCGTGGGTTCAGCCGATTAACACAATGATAAATATAAACCTCGCGTCGGGCTTAAGCGGCGGTGCGGCGGTGCCTGCGCTGGACTACGCAAATAAGCTTTATATAATTCTCGTGGGCGTGTTTACGTATACCATAACCAACCTCACATTTCCGTCGCTTTCGCGCTATGCGGCGGCGCACGATATGGAATCATTTGCCGAAACGGTGCGAAAATCGGTTAAATACGTAATTTTCATCATTGCGCCGGTTATGGCAGGGTTTATGCTGTTGTCAACGCCCATTATCAGCGTGTTTTACGAGCGCGGTGCGTTTGACGCGTCGTCAACGCGCCTTACTTCAACGGCACTGTTTTTCTACTCAATCGGAATGGTCGGGTTCGGCATAAATGAGGTGATGAACAAATCGTTTTACGCGCTCCAGGACGGCAAAACTCCTATGCGCGCGTCGGTTGCAGGCATATGCGTAAACATTGCGCTGTCGGTTTCTGCGGTGGTTTTCGTTAAAACGGGGCTTGAGGGACTCGCATTTGCGGCGTCGGTTGCGGCGAATATTATCGGTTTCGGACTCCTCATCCTTTTGAGCAGACGCGTTAAAAATATTTTTACCAAAGACCTTTTTGCGTCGGCGGTAAAAAGCATTATTTCCGCGGTTGTTATGTGCGCGGTTGTCATTTTTGTAAAAAACGCACTGCCGTTTGCAAATAAGTATTTACAGCTTTTTGTGCCTGCGGTGTCGGGTGCGGTTGTTTATGTTGTAATGTGCGTTATATTAAAATCCGAAGAATTTTTCGGAATACTAAAAACAGTTATGAGAAAATTTTTAAAGGAGGCGTAA
- a CDS encoding IreB family regulatory phosphoprotein, protein MEFNETMVFNGSVDKQALIKETLSTVYEALKIKGYNPISQLVGYIMSGDPTYITSYNNARSLISKLERDEILEELFKEYLRDK, encoded by the coding sequence ATGGAATTTAACGAAACTATGGTGTTCAACGGCAGTGTTGATAAGCAGGCGCTTATTAAGGAAACACTTTCAACGGTGTATGAGGCTCTGAAAATAAAAGGCTACAATCCGATAAGCCAGCTTGTCGGCTACATTATGTCGGGCGACCCCACCTACATCACAAGCTACAACAATGCCAGAAGCCTTATTTCAAAACTTGAAAGAGATGAAATTTTAGAGGAGCTTTTCAAGGAATATTTGAGAGATAAATAA
- a CDS encoding DUF4330 domain-containing protein: MIIDEKGKIFGKINIIDLLAVLIIVVSVAAVCFKFGFSAHKNVGSAGDEITYVMKIKAIRDISADALNIGDSLTEKTTKKKIGKIIDKRVEPAKEVVNKADGTLTGEVEIPERYDVYITVKGSGTANDTGYFLDGTYQIGVFSSVVFSSRYIETTGTVTEIK; encoded by the coding sequence ATGATAATTGATGAAAAAGGCAAAATATTCGGAAAAATTAACATTATCGACCTTTTAGCGGTTTTGATAATTGTTGTGTCGGTTGCCGCCGTTTGCTTTAAATTCGGCTTTTCCGCACACAAAAACGTCGGCTCGGCAGGCGACGAAATAACCTATGTTATGAAGATTAAGGCAATCCGCGATATATCTGCGGACGCGCTTAATATCGGCGACAGTCTTACCGAAAAGACCACAAAAAAGAAAATAGGCAAAATTATCGACAAAAGAGTTGAGCCGGCAAAAGAGGTTGTCAACAAGGCGGACGGAACGCTTACAGGCGAAGTTGAAATTCCCGAAAGGTATGACGTTTACATCACGGTGAAGGGAAGCGGAACGGCTAACGACACGGGATATTTTCTTGACGGAACGTATCAAATCGGCGTATTTTCGTCGGTTGTGTTCTCAAGCAGATACATCGAAACGACCGGCACGGTTACCGAAATAAAATAA
- a CDS encoding DUF4330 domain-containing protein, translating to MKKKLSIIDILIILIAVVCAVFAVKYFTANSKKAYNVPEVSYVVELKSLSDEYLDVFKEGDKITDGVKGGYLGSVKKVEIKDNVETREDAENGRFVQSSFENRKDVYLTISGVPTTYTDDEILFATQEIKIGKQLHMKSKNYVGHGYIISVNDGK from the coding sequence ATGAAGAAAAAATTGAGCATAATTGATATACTTATCATTTTGATTGCCGTTGTATGCGCGGTTTTTGCAGTGAAATATTTTACCGCGAATTCAAAAAAGGCATATAACGTGCCCGAGGTTTCGTACGTTGTGGAATTAAAATCGCTTTCCGACGAGTATCTTGACGTTTTCAAAGAGGGTGACAAAATCACCGACGGCGTTAAGGGCGGTTATCTCGGAAGCGTTAAAAAAGTTGAGATAAAAGACAACGTTGAAACGCGCGAGGATGCCGAAAACGGCAGATTTGTGCAGTCGTCGTTTGAAAACCGCAAGGACGTGTATCTTACAATTTCGGGCGTGCCGACAACATATACCGACGACGAAATCCTTTTTGCGACACAGGAAATCAAAATCGGAAAACAGCTTCATATGAAGTCGAAAAACTATGTCGGACACGGCTACATCATTTCGGTAAACGACGGTAAATAA
- a CDS encoding O-antigen ligase family protein, translating into MEKSLVLTFLINFFNRFSACFKGSILKKIEDFFANIFKKDAQKSFFVRFFTKAPNLSNAVSNSAIARFFLAICNFFAKIIRGAVKILKKSAVLNGILWLYDNVFDISLRTYGLFLLAFSVVYEAVLVISGGSGGIIALAAAIFSAVLILLNISLSAMFKNSVLIKKIMLYFGIDLEQSAKTVKTTRFCGAVFLGLGALCGAVTAYVPPLYVFAAVIAFCGVSAVLINFKTGIYIIAGLFPFLPTMAVAGLMLLTFLSMLLKLAYDENFKFTKTNLDVFILLFALVMFISSVTSFARNSSMKIFMVYSVFMMGYFIITNTVKNKKSLYLMFSIMTVSAVLVALYGIYQHIFGFAEGTTWTDTEMFTDIQTRVVSTFGNPNVLGEYLLLMIPAVCAFVWNAPKIGNRVVNLLPLGLLGLCMIFTYSRGNWLGLIAAAVIFVSFYDRKFIWLGIMLVLLSPLFMPQSIVNRFLSIGDVSDTSTSYRVYIWFGTIKMLKDYWFCGIGPGTEAFNMIYPHYAYASIVAPHSHNLYLQILAENGILGILVFLALLIVLFKDSISAITGAKKSYAKACCTALTAGLAGYLVQGVFDNVWYNNRIVMMFFMFLALLECSVLILRKGEAND; encoded by the coding sequence TTGGAAAAAAGCTTGGTTTTAACATTTTTAATAAATTTTTTCAATAGGTTTTCCGCCTGCTTTAAAGGCAGTATTTTAAAGAAAATCGAAGATTTTTTTGCGAATATTTTCAAAAAAGACGCGCAAAAAAGTTTTTTTGTAAGATTTTTCACAAAAGCGCCGAATTTAAGCAATGCGGTGTCAAACAGTGCAATCGCAAGGTTTTTCCTGGCGATATGTAACTTTTTTGCAAAGATTATCAGAGGCGCGGTGAAAATTTTGAAAAAATCCGCGGTTCTTAACGGGATTTTGTGGCTTTACGATAACGTTTTCGACATTTCTCTGCGCACCTACGGCTTATTTTTGCTCGCTTTTTCGGTTGTTTACGAGGCGGTGCTGGTTATAAGCGGAGGTTCGGGCGGAATAATCGCGCTTGCGGCGGCGATTTTCTCGGCAGTTTTGATTTTGCTCAACATATCGCTTTCGGCGATGTTCAAAAACAGCGTACTTATTAAAAAAATAATGCTCTATTTCGGCATTGACCTTGAACAGAGCGCAAAAACGGTTAAAACAACGCGTTTTTGCGGTGCGGTTTTTTTAGGTTTGGGCGCGCTGTGCGGTGCGGTGACGGCATATGTTCCGCCGTTGTACGTTTTTGCGGCGGTTATAGCATTTTGCGGTGTCAGTGCGGTTTTGATAAACTTTAAAACGGGCATATACATCATAGCCGGACTTTTCCCGTTTCTGCCGACAATGGCGGTTGCGGGACTTATGCTCCTCACGTTTTTGTCAATGCTTTTAAAGCTTGCGTACGACGAAAATTTCAAATTTACAAAAACAAATCTTGACGTGTTTATTCTGCTTTTCGCACTTGTAATGTTCATTTCGTCGGTCACGTCGTTCGCACGAAACAGCAGTATGAAAATATTTATGGTTTACTCCGTTTTTATGATGGGATATTTTATCATCACAAACACGGTGAAAAACAAAAAAAGCCTGTATCTTATGTTTTCGATTATGACCGTTTCGGCGGTTCTGGTCGCGCTCTACGGCATTTATCAGCACATTTTCGGCTTTGCCGAAGGCACAACGTGGACGGACACCGAAATGTTTACAGATATACAAACAAGGGTTGTTTCGACGTTCGGTAACCCGAATGTTTTGGGCGAATATCTTCTTTTGATGATACCTGCCGTGTGCGCGTTTGTGTGGAACGCACCGAAAATCGGCAACCGCGTTGTAAACCTTTTGCCTCTCGGACTTTTGGGACTTTGTATGATTTTCACGTATTCGCGCGGAAACTGGCTCGGACTTATCGCGGCGGCGGTGATTTTCGTGTCGTTTTACGACAGAAAATTCATATGGCTCGGCATAATGCTTGTGCTCTTGTCACCGCTCTTTATGCCTCAAAGCATTGTAAACCGATTTCTTTCAATCGGTGACGTTTCGGACACCTCGACATCCTACCGCGTTTACATTTGGTTCGGTACAATAAAGATGCTCAAAGACTACTGGTTCTGCGGTATCGGCCCCGGCACAGAGGCGTTTAATATGATTTATCCGCATTATGCGTATGCGTCGATTGTCGCGCCTCATTCGCACAATTTGTATCTGCAAATTCTTGCTGAAAACGGAATTTTGGGGATTTTGGTGTTCCTTGCACTGCTGATTGTGCTTTTCAAAGACTCAATTTCGGCAATAACGGGCGCAAAAAAAAGCTATGCAAAAGCGTGCTGTACCGCGCTTACGGCAGGCTTGGCAGGCTATCTTGTGCAGGGCGTGTTCGACAACGTTTGGTATAACAACCGAATTGTTATGATGTTTTTTATGTTTCTTGCCCTTTTGGAATGTTCGGTTTTGATTTTGCGAAAGGGGGAGGCGAATGATTAA
- a CDS encoding glutamine synthetase III family protein — MNTVSSEFGSMVFDDAVMQARLPKETYKALRNTIKNGKHLDLSVATVVANAMKDWAVEKGATHFTHWFQPMTGVTAEKHDSFISPRDNGKVIMEFSGKELIQGEPDASSFPSGGLRATFEARGYTAWDATSYAFIKDNILCIPTVFCSYGGEALDQKTALLRSMEAINKQALRVLKLFGNEDVKSVKTTVGPEQEYFLVDKALYDQRKDLIYTGRTLFGARPPKGQELDDHYFGAIKPRVAEFMKELNTELWKLGILAKTEHNEVAPAQHELAPIFTTSNIAADHNQLTMEIMQKVAKKHDMVCLLHEKPFAGVNGSGKHNNWSISTDTGANLLEPGATPYENAQFLLFLAAVIKSVDEYQDLLRISVASAGNDHRLGANEAPPAIVSMFLGTDLSEILDAIVNDTAYDSKEKEIMRIGVHTLPKFPKDTTDRNRTSPFAFTGNKFEFRMLGSASSISCANTVLNTAVAETLKEFADYLEGRDDFEKALHDLIKDTIKAHKRIIFNGDGYDDKWVKEAESRGLLNLKTTPEALAHLLDEKNIRLFESHKVYSKAELTARYEVLNESYGKIINIEALTMLDMARKDILPAMSEFAKKLSKSALEKKEFVADVDLTYEKETVKKLGDMTKEAYKHVLKLEEDLSAAKDITSAPEYAMYCKDKILPDMAALRISVDSAEAISSKKDWPYPSYGELLFGVR, encoded by the coding sequence ATGAACACAGTTTCAAGCGAATTTGGCTCAATGGTATTTGATGACGCGGTTATGCAGGCACGTTTACCCAAGGAAACATACAAAGCGCTCAGAAATACCATTAAAAACGGAAAACATCTTGATTTGTCGGTTGCAACGGTTGTTGCAAACGCGATGAAGGACTGGGCGGTTGAAAAGGGCGCAACACATTTCACGCATTGGTTCCAGCCTATGACGGGTGTTACAGCCGAGAAACACGACAGTTTTATTTCACCCAGAGATAACGGCAAGGTTATTATGGAATTTTCGGGAAAAGAGCTTATTCAGGGCGAGCCTGACGCATCGTCTTTCCCGTCGGGCGGACTCCGCGCAACCTTTGAGGCGAGAGGCTACACCGCGTGGGACGCTACATCTTATGCATTTATTAAAGACAATATCTTGTGCATACCCACAGTTTTCTGCTCATACGGCGGTGAGGCGCTCGACCAGAAAACAGCGCTCCTTCGTTCTATGGAGGCAATTAACAAACAGGCTTTGAGAGTTCTTAAACTTTTCGGCAACGAGGACGTTAAATCGGTTAAAACAACGGTAGGACCCGAACAGGAATATTTCCTTGTTGACAAGGCGCTTTACGACCAGAGAAAAGATTTGATTTACACAGGCAGAACGCTCTTCGGCGCACGTCCCCCGAAAGGACAGGAGCTTGACGACCACTACTTCGGCGCAATCAAACCGAGAGTTGCGGAGTTTATGAAAGAGCTTAACACCGAGCTTTGGAAACTCGGAATTTTGGCAAAAACAGAGCATAACGAGGTTGCGCCGGCACAGCACGAGCTTGCACCGATTTTCACAACCTCCAATATTGCGGCTGACCACAACCAGCTTACGATGGAAATTATGCAGAAAGTCGCAAAGAAACACGATATGGTTTGCCTGCTCCACGAAAAACCGTTCGCCGGTGTAAACGGAAGCGGAAAACACAACAACTGGTCGATTTCCACCGACACGGGTGCAAACCTTTTGGAACCCGGTGCAACGCCTTACGAAAATGCGCAGTTCCTGCTCTTCCTTGCGGCGGTTATCAAATCGGTTGACGAATATCAGGACCTTTTGAGAATTTCGGTTGCAAGCGCAGGCAACGACCACCGTCTCGGTGCAAACGAGGCGCCCCCGGCGATTGTTTCAATGTTCCTCGGCACCGACCTTTCGGAAATCCTCGACGCAATCGTAAACGACACAGCTTATGACTCGAAAGAAAAAGAGATTATGCGAATAGGCGTTCACACGCTCCCGAAATTCCCGAAAGATACCACCGACAGAAACAGAACAAGCCCGTTTGCATTTACGGGTAACAAATTTGAGTTCCGTATGCTCGGTTCTGCGTCGTCAATATCGTGCGCAAACACGGTTTTGAACACTGCGGTTGCAGAAACGCTCAAAGAATTTGCAGATTATCTTGAGGGCAGGGACGATTTTGAAAAAGCGCTCCACGACCTTATCAAAGATACAATCAAGGCGCACAAACGCATCATCTTCAACGGCGACGGCTACGACGACAAGTGGGTTAAAGAGGCAGAGTCGCGCGGACTTTTGAACCTTAAAACCACACCCGAGGCGCTCGCACATTTGCTTGACGAAAAGAACATCAGGCTTTTTGAGAGCCACAAGGTTTACAGCAAGGCGGAGCTTACCGCACGTTATGAAGTGCTTAACGAAAGTTACGGCAAGATTATCAACATTGAGGCGCTTACAATGCTTGATATGGCGAGAAAAGACATTCTCCCCGCAATGAGCGAATTTGCAAAGAAACTTTCAAAATCGGCGCTCGAAAAGAAAGAGTTTGTTGCCGATGTTGATTTGACATATGAAAAAGAAACGGTTAAAAAGCTCGGCGATATGACAAAAGAAGCTTACAAACACGTTTTGAAACTGGAGGAGGATTTGAGTGCGGCAAAAGACATCACCTCCGCACCCGAATACGCAATGTACTGCAAGGATAAAATCCTTCCCGATATGGCGGCGCTCCGCATAAGCGTTGACAGTGCAGAGGCTATTTCCTCCAAGAAAGATTGGCCTTATCCTTCCTACGGCGAGCTTTTGTTCGGTGTAAGATAA
- a CDS encoding glycosyltransferase family 4 protein, with product MIKVVNVTSDANIGGAGKCILTFLKHYDRKKYDLTVIVPPKSLLIPEIEALGGKYIEVEGISDKSLDINGIKALKKAFAKIKPDIVHAHAVMSARIAAKISGAKIIYTRHSVFEPPKKISHGIGKFINGAVNNFFADKIIAVAEAAKDNLTKTGVSEKKITVIKNGVDSLKRYDAETIAKIKSNYGINDEFVLSIAARLTYVKGHKYILKAVKMLADDGENFKLIIAGTGEYEDEIKNEISALNLENNVIMAGFVKDVEALNNITDLNLNFSFGTEATSLSLLEGMSLGIPAVVSDFGGNPGVIRDNENGFLVPSKDYKSLYEKIKLAMDDKELYKRLCEGSRRIFESEFTADKVTRRIESVYDEVILQKEKRK from the coding sequence ATGATTAAAGTTGTAAACGTCACCTCCGACGCGAATATCGGCGGTGCGGGAAAATGTATTCTCACATTTTTAAAGCATTACGACCGAAAAAAATACGATCTTACGGTGATTGTTCCGCCGAAAAGTCTGCTTATACCCGAAATAGAAGCGCTTGGCGGAAAATATATTGAGGTTGAGGGAATAAGCGATAAATCGCTTGATATAAACGGAATAAAGGCGCTCAAAAAAGCGTTTGCAAAGATTAAACCCGACATTGTTCACGCGCACGCAGTAATGAGCGCGCGCATTGCGGCAAAAATATCGGGCGCAAAAATCATCTACACGCGTCACAGCGTTTTTGAACCGCCGAAAAAGATTTCGCACGGCATAGGAAAGTTTATAAACGGTGCGGTGAATAATTTTTTTGCGGATAAAATTATCGCGGTAGCCGAGGCGGCAAAGGATAATCTCACAAAAACGGGAGTTTCCGAAAAGAAGATTACCGTCATAAAAAACGGCGTGGATTCTCTTAAACGGTATGATGCCGAAACGATTGCAAAAATTAAGTCAAACTACGGAATAAATGACGAATTTGTGCTGTCAATCGCGGCACGGCTCACCTATGTGAAAGGTCATAAATACATCTTGAAAGCCGTGAAAATGCTTGCGGACGACGGCGAAAACTTTAAGCTTATAATCGCAGGCACGGGTGAATATGAGGACGAAATCAAAAATGAAATCTCGGCGCTGAACCTCGAAAACAATGTTATTATGGCTGGGTTTGTCAAGGACGTTGAAGCGCTTAACAACATCACCGATTTAAACCTCAACTTTTCGTTCGGTACGGAGGCGACCAGCCTTTCGCTGCTGGAGGGAATGAGCCTCGGCATCCCGGCGGTTGTCAGCGATTTCGGCGGAAATCCGGGTGTTATCAGGGATAACGAAAACGGATTTTTGGTGCCGAGCAAGGATTATAAATCGCTTTATGAAAAAATTAAGCTTGCAATGGACGATAAAGAACTTTACAAGCGTCTTTGCGAGGGGAGCCGGCGCATTTTTGAAAGCGAATTTACCGCCGATAAGGTGACACGGCGCATAGAGAGCGTTTATGACGAGGTTATTTTGCAGAAGGAGAAACGAAAATGA